One window of the Halobacillus litoralis genome contains the following:
- a CDS encoding tRNA dihydrouridine synthase, which translates to MKDNFWHELPRPFFVLAPMEAVTDVVFRHVVSEAAGPDVFFTEFTNTESYCHPKGKDSVRGRLTFTEDEQPIVAHIWGDKPENFRQMSIGMAEMGFRGVDINMGCPVQNVAANGKGCGLIRRPDVAAEIIQASKAGGLPVSVKTRLGYTEVDEWHDWLKHLLEQDIANLSIHLRTKKEMSNFDAHWELIPEIKKLRDEVAPETLLTINGDIPDRQKGLELVEKYGVDGVMIGRGIFHNPFAFETEKKEHTSEELLDLLRLQIDLHDKYSEELEPRIFKPLRRFFKIYVRGFRGASELRNQLMSTHSTDEVRALLDEFTEEHGGVTEQEGFSVS; encoded by the coding sequence ATGAAAGATAATTTTTGGCATGAGTTGCCGCGTCCGTTTTTTGTTTTGGCACCTATGGAAGCCGTTACGGATGTTGTTTTTCGCCATGTCGTGAGTGAAGCAGCAGGACCTGACGTTTTTTTTACAGAGTTTACGAATACGGAAAGCTACTGCCACCCCAAAGGAAAAGACAGCGTGCGGGGGCGTCTGACGTTCACGGAAGATGAACAGCCGATTGTCGCCCATATTTGGGGAGATAAGCCTGAAAACTTCCGCCAAATGAGTATTGGTATGGCCGAAATGGGCTTTCGTGGCGTGGATATCAATATGGGATGTCCTGTGCAGAATGTTGCAGCGAATGGAAAAGGGTGCGGGCTGATCCGTCGACCGGATGTCGCAGCAGAAATCATCCAGGCATCTAAAGCGGGAGGTCTACCCGTCAGTGTGAAAACCCGTCTTGGTTATACGGAAGTGGATGAATGGCACGACTGGCTGAAACATCTCCTGGAACAGGATATTGCCAACCTTTCCATCCATCTCCGTACGAAAAAGGAAATGAGTAATTTTGATGCACACTGGGAGCTGATTCCGGAGATCAAGAAACTTCGTGATGAAGTAGCCCCTGAGACGCTTCTGACGATCAACGGAGATATTCCTGACCGTCAGAAGGGACTTGAACTCGTAGAAAAATACGGCGTGGACGGCGTAATGATCGGTCGGGGAATTTTCCATAACCCGTTCGCTTTCGAAACAGAGAAGAAAGAACATACCAGTGAAGAACTGCTCGACCTCCTCAGGCTACAGATCGATCTTCATGATAAGTATTCTGAAGAACTGGAACCCCGGATCTTCAAACCGCTCCGCCGCTTCTTTAAGATTTACGTCCGTGGATTCCGTGGGGCGAGTGAATTGAGGAATCAGCTGATGAGCACACACTCAACCGATGAAGTGCGTGCGCTTCTTGATGAGTTTACGGAAGAACATGGAGGAGTGACGGAACAGGAAGGTTTTTCTGTTTCTTAG
- a CDS encoding 3-hydroxybutyrate dehydrogenase, with product MVENKVVFITGAASGIGYEIGTEFARNGAKVVLSDIQEEKVKQAAARLTEEGLEAIGLVCDVTKEDQIQSAIDETVEKFGRLDVLVNNAGLQHVASIEEFPTEKFELITKIMLVAPFMATKHVFPIMKKQGFGRIINMASINGLIGFAGKSAYNSAKHGVIGLTKVTALEGAEDGITVNAICPGYVDTPLVRNQLEDLAENRGVSLEKVLEEVIYPLVPQKRLLAVQEVADYTMFLASNQAKGVTGQAVVIDGGYTSQ from the coding sequence ATGGTAGAGAATAAGGTCGTGTTCATTACAGGTGCAGCGAGTGGCATCGGCTATGAAATCGGTACAGAATTCGCCCGCAATGGTGCCAAAGTCGTTCTCAGTGATATTCAAGAGGAAAAAGTGAAACAAGCAGCCGCGCGTCTGACTGAAGAAGGATTGGAGGCGATCGGACTCGTTTGTGATGTCACAAAGGAAGACCAGATCCAAAGTGCGATCGACGAAACGGTGGAGAAGTTCGGTCGGCTAGACGTCCTCGTCAACAATGCCGGCTTGCAGCACGTCGCTTCGATTGAGGAATTTCCTACTGAGAAATTCGAACTGATCACGAAAATCATGCTCGTCGCCCCATTCATGGCAACAAAGCATGTGTTTCCGATTATGAAAAAACAAGGCTTCGGCCGTATCATCAACATGGCGTCCATCAACGGACTGATCGGCTTTGCCGGTAAATCAGCCTACAACAGTGCCAAGCACGGCGTGATAGGTCTCACGAAAGTTACCGCACTTGAAGGCGCGGAAGATGGCATTACCGTGAACGCCATTTGCCCGGGATATGTCGATACACCGCTCGTCCGCAATCAGCTCGAAGACCTCGCAGAAAACCGCGGCGTTTCTTTAGAAAAAGTACTCGAAGAAGTCATTTATCCGTTAGTTCCGCAAAAACGGCTGTTGGCCGTCCAAGAGGTCGCTGACTATACGATGTTCCTGGCAAGCAACCAGGCGAAAGGTGTTACTGGCCAGGCAGTAGTCATCGACGGTGGTTACACTTCTCAATAA
- a CDS encoding thiolase family protein, protein MKPVYILEGARTPFGTFGGALKDVDPTELGVTASKEALKRSGISADHIDLTVMGNVIHSSQNAPYLARHISLKAGVPMPSPALAVNRLCGSGMQSVISAAQSIQLGEGETALAGGVDSMSLAPYALRGSRFGTKLGAPKVDDMLWAALTDEYIGAGMGVTGENLADKYEITREQQDEYATRSHLLASEARKSGRFEDEISPVEIKTRKGTKVVDQDEHIREETNPEGLAKLKPAFKKGGTVTGGNASGINDGAGAVVLAGENFVSDHNVKPVAKIISWAVAGVDPKYMGIGPAPAIRQALEKAGLTLDDMDLVEVNEAFASQYLAVEKELGLDREKVNVNGGAIALGHPVGASGTRVLYTMIKELKRREGRYGVASLCIGGGQGIAMVVEAQ, encoded by the coding sequence ATGAAACCAGTGTATATCTTAGAAGGAGCACGCACACCATTCGGTACGTTCGGCGGTGCATTGAAAGACGTGGACCCGACCGAATTAGGAGTGACAGCAAGTAAAGAAGCATTGAAACGAAGCGGTATTTCCGCCGATCACATTGATTTGACTGTGATGGGGAATGTCATCCATTCTTCACAAAACGCACCATACCTCGCGCGCCACATTTCCCTGAAAGCAGGTGTGCCGATGCCGAGCCCGGCACTTGCCGTCAACCGCCTGTGTGGATCTGGCATGCAATCAGTCATCTCGGCCGCTCAGTCAATCCAGCTCGGAGAAGGAGAAACCGCCCTCGCTGGCGGTGTCGACAGCATGAGTCTTGCCCCGTATGCCTTACGCGGCAGCCGTTTTGGTACAAAGCTTGGTGCGCCAAAAGTTGATGACATGCTCTGGGCAGCACTTACGGATGAATATATCGGTGCCGGCATGGGTGTGACAGGAGAAAACCTTGCCGATAAATACGAGATTACTAGAGAACAACAGGATGAGTACGCTACACGCAGTCACCTGCTTGCAAGCGAAGCCCGTAAATCCGGCAGATTCGAAGACGAAATCTCTCCCGTCGAAATTAAGACAAGAAAAGGAACGAAAGTAGTCGATCAGGATGAGCACATTCGCGAAGAGACTAATCCTGAGGGGCTTGCCAAGCTGAAACCAGCTTTCAAAAAAGGTGGTACGGTGACAGGTGGAAATGCGAGTGGCATCAATGATGGCGCAGGCGCCGTCGTTTTAGCAGGTGAAAATTTTGTAAGCGATCATAATGTGAAGCCGGTCGCGAAAATCATCTCCTGGGCTGTCGCAGGTGTCGACCCTAAGTATATGGGCATCGGTCCAGCGCCAGCGATTCGTCAGGCGCTGGAAAAAGCCGGACTAACCCTTGATGACATGGATCTCGTCGAAGTGAACGAAGCATTCGCCTCGCAATATTTAGCAGTCGAAAAAGAACTCGGACTTGACCGTGAGAAAGTGAACGTCAACGGTGGAGCGATTGCGCTCGGTCACCCGGTCGGAGCCAGCGGTACGCGTGTGCTGTACACGATGATCAAAGAATTGAAACGTCGCGAAGGCCGCTATGGTGTCGCATCACTCTGCATTGGCGGCGGTCAAGGCATCGCCATGGTCGTCGAAGCTCAATAA
- the rlmH gene encoding 23S rRNA (pseudouridine(1915)-N(3))-methyltransferase RlmH — MKITIVSVGKLKEKYLKQGIEEYVKRLGPYAKVDVVEVPDEKAPENLSEAQMEEVKQKEGERILAKISQDAYVITLEIEGKQLTSEKLAKKMDELATYGKSKVAFVIGGSLGLSDEVLKRSDFGLSFSNMTFPHQLMRLMLVEQVYRAFKIIRNEPYHK, encoded by the coding sequence GTGAAGATTACAATAGTCAGTGTCGGGAAATTGAAAGAGAAATATTTGAAGCAGGGCATAGAAGAATACGTCAAACGTCTTGGCCCCTATGCCAAAGTCGATGTCGTCGAAGTCCCGGACGAAAAAGCACCGGAAAATTTGAGTGAAGCGCAAATGGAAGAAGTAAAACAAAAAGAAGGCGAGCGCATCCTTGCGAAGATCTCCCAGGATGCTTATGTCATCACACTGGAAATCGAAGGCAAGCAGCTCACCTCTGAAAAGCTCGCTAAGAAAATGGACGAGCTTGCAACGTATGGAAAGAGTAAAGTCGCGTTTGTGATTGGTGGTTCACTTGGTTTGAGTGATGAGGTGCTGAAGCGTAGTGATTTCGGGTTATCATTTTCGAACATGACCTTTCCTCATCAGTTGATGCGGTTGATGCTTGTTGAGCAGGTGTACCGGGCTTTTAAAATTATTAGAAATGAACCGTACCATAAATAA
- a CDS encoding 3-oxoacid CoA-transferase subunit B: protein MAVKMDKAAIREMIARRAEQEIESGFYVNLGIGMPTMVANYIQPEKEVVLQSENGLLGIGRSPYEEEVDPDLINAGKETVTAAPGAAYCDSAESFAMIRGEHIDLAILGGMEVAENGDLANWMIPGKMIKGMGGAMDIVHGSKKVVIIMDHVNKHGDPKILKTCKLPLTGKSVVDRIITDRAVMDVTEAGLVLVEIVEGWSVDEIKASTEAELIISEELMKIHK from the coding sequence ATGGCAGTAAAGATGGACAAAGCAGCAATCCGCGAAATGATTGCAAGACGAGCAGAGCAGGAAATTGAAAGCGGTTTCTATGTCAACCTTGGCATCGGCATGCCGACAATGGTCGCGAACTACATTCAGCCGGAGAAAGAAGTCGTCCTCCAATCGGAAAACGGCCTCTTAGGCATCGGACGTTCCCCATATGAGGAAGAAGTCGATCCGGACTTGATCAATGCAGGAAAAGAAACAGTGACAGCAGCACCAGGAGCCGCTTATTGTGACAGTGCCGAATCCTTCGCGATGATTCGCGGCGAGCATATCGACCTTGCAATTTTGGGCGGTATGGAAGTCGCGGAAAACGGCGACCTTGCCAACTGGATGATTCCCGGAAAAATGATCAAAGGCATGGGCGGGGCGATGGACATCGTCCACGGCTCGAAAAAAGTGGTCATCATTATGGATCACGTCAACAAACATGGCGACCCAAAAATTTTGAAGACATGCAAGCTGCCACTGACAGGGAAAAGTGTCGTCGACCGCATCATCACTGATCGAGCGGTCATGGATGTGACCGAAGCGGGTCTCGTGCTTGTAGAAATCGTCGAGGGCTGGTCGGTTGATGAAATCAAAGCCTCGACAGAAGCGGAATTGATCATCAGTGAAGAACTTATGAAAATACACAAATAA
- a CDS encoding GntP family permease, giving the protein MLGIFLGLAVLMILAYLGWSIIWVAPIAAGVVAITGGLDILEAYKDTYMGGFVAFAKDWFPVFMLGAIFGKLMENTGMARSVAVAMTKLIGTQRAILGVLASAAVLTYGGVSLFVVVFAVYPLALSLFREANISRKLIPATVALGAFTFTMTALPGSPQIQNLIPMEYFQTSATAAPVMGIIAAIIMAGGGYFYLRWREKKLVTQGEVFTEPKEKKEIDQPDETPNFFLSLLPLLTVLLTLNLLNWDIVTALISGIVLIMLLNITMFKKFIPSMNSGASGSVIAIINTSAAVGFGTVVREVPGFANLTQLLMGVKGNPLISEAIAVNVLAGATGSASGGMGIALEALGSKYYEIAQNSGISPESFHRIASLSSGGLDALPHNGAVLTLFAITGMTHKDSYKDIFVVAVLIPVISVAFVILLNTIGIL; this is encoded by the coding sequence ATGCTCGGAATTTTTCTCGGACTTGCCGTACTGATGATTCTCGCCTACCTGGGCTGGTCTATCATCTGGGTGGCGCCCATCGCAGCTGGTGTTGTCGCCATCACCGGTGGTCTCGACATACTGGAAGCCTATAAAGATACATATATGGGCGGTTTCGTCGCATTCGCGAAAGACTGGTTCCCTGTCTTCATGCTCGGGGCCATCTTCGGAAAATTGATGGAAAACACAGGTATGGCCCGATCTGTCGCTGTCGCTATGACGAAATTGATCGGGACTCAGCGCGCGATTTTGGGAGTACTCGCATCAGCGGCCGTATTAACGTACGGCGGAGTCAGCCTGTTTGTCGTTGTTTTCGCTGTCTATCCACTGGCTCTGTCTTTGTTCCGTGAAGCGAACATCAGCCGTAAGCTGATTCCGGCTACCGTCGCTTTAGGTGCCTTCACATTCACAATGACAGCCCTGCCAGGGTCACCACAGATTCAGAACCTGATCCCGATGGAATACTTCCAGACGTCTGCAACCGCAGCGCCTGTGATGGGAATCATCGCAGCCATCATCATGGCAGGTGGCGGTTACTTTTACCTGAGGTGGCGTGAGAAGAAGCTCGTCACTCAAGGAGAAGTCTTTACAGAACCGAAAGAGAAAAAAGAAATCGACCAACCCGATGAAACACCGAATTTCTTCCTGTCGCTTTTGCCATTATTGACTGTTCTACTAACCTTGAATCTCTTAAACTGGGATATCGTCACAGCACTGATCTCAGGCATTGTACTGATCATGCTGCTTAACATCACGATGTTCAAGAAATTCATCCCATCGATGAACAGCGGCGCGAGCGGTTCCGTCATCGCCATCATCAACACCAGTGCCGCAGTAGGATTCGGGACCGTCGTCCGTGAAGTCCCGGGCTTCGCCAATTTGACCCAACTGCTGATGGGCGTCAAAGGCAACCCGTTGATTTCAGAAGCGATCGCTGTCAACGTGCTCGCAGGTGCCACCGGCTCTGCATCGGGCGGGATGGGCATCGCCCTTGAAGCGCTCGGATCCAAATACTATGAAATCGCACAAAACTCAGGCATCAGCCCGGAATCCTTCCACAGAATCGCCTCGCTATCCTCTGGCGGCTTAGATGCTCTGCCACACAACGGAGCGGTTCTTACGTTATTCGCAATTACAGGTATGACGCACAAAGACAGTTACAAAGACATCTTCGTAGTAGCCGTCCTCATCCCGGTCATCTCAGTCGCTTTCGTTATTTTGCTGAACACGATTGGAATTCTGTAA
- a CDS encoding amidohydrolase, translating to MKATKAFVNGEVFTSDTFGSVAEAIAIKDSLILRIDSNAEIMNITDEHTEIIDLDGRSLLPGFIDAHAHLELYGTNQLGVNCKTVGSIKELQDKLQDVAEYAPEGEWIRGWGYNQNYLAEKRHLTRWDLDKVSTSHPIIVVRTCGHISCVNSKALELANLTNETPDPPGGTFHKINGELSGLLLEAAHMKMFQLADYSEEEVMQGLEIASDDFLKYGITSVHDAGGYGTKHIRYLQKAVDENKIKQRVYALYGSLYESPAMVEAGINSGICTGIGDERFKVGPAKVFIDGSSSGPTCKMREPYTSNLEDSGILYMNQHALTGSLGAAHRAGWQITAHAMGDEAVEMLLHTIEESLASQPRDDHRHRLEHSGFTPNDLLQKVKVTRSIPIPNPAFLYEFGDGYLKDYGDRVKNMFPLKSFKELQIPFALGSDSPITSAHPLLGIYAAVNRKSKSGKPVGADQSITIEEAIRAYTWAGAYASFEEDQKGSLEIGKLADLVILDRPILSCPPEDLLNVNVDMTILNGEIAYQKQKEDVH from the coding sequence ATGAAAGCGACCAAAGCTTTTGTGAACGGCGAAGTTTTTACTTCGGATACTTTTGGCAGCGTGGCTGAAGCAATCGCCATTAAGGATTCCCTTATTCTTCGCATCGACAGCAATGCGGAGATAATGAACATAACCGACGAACACACAGAGATCATAGATTTAGATGGTCGATCCCTATTGCCGGGATTCATTGACGCCCACGCACACCTCGAATTATATGGAACCAATCAGCTTGGGGTGAATTGCAAAACGGTTGGAAGTATCAAAGAATTGCAGGATAAATTACAAGACGTCGCTGAGTACGCTCCAGAAGGAGAATGGATCAGAGGATGGGGCTATAATCAAAATTATTTGGCGGAGAAAAGACACCTGACGAGATGGGACTTGGACAAAGTGTCCACTTCCCACCCCATTATTGTCGTAAGGACATGCGGTCATATATCTTGTGTGAACAGTAAAGCGCTTGAACTGGCGAACTTGACTAACGAAACTCCTGATCCGCCGGGAGGTACATTCCATAAAATAAATGGAGAATTGTCAGGACTCTTACTAGAAGCTGCTCACATGAAAATGTTCCAACTCGCTGATTATTCCGAAGAAGAAGTAATGCAAGGATTAGAAATAGCCTCAGATGATTTCCTTAAATACGGAATTACTAGTGTTCATGATGCAGGAGGCTATGGAACAAAACATATTCGTTATCTTCAAAAAGCGGTGGATGAAAACAAAATCAAACAGCGGGTGTACGCTTTGTACGGCTCGTTGTATGAGTCACCTGCGATGGTCGAGGCAGGAATAAACAGCGGCATATGTACAGGTATTGGCGATGAGCGCTTCAAAGTTGGTCCTGCCAAAGTCTTTATAGACGGAAGTAGTAGCGGGCCGACCTGTAAAATGCGAGAACCATACACCAGCAACCTGGAGGATTCCGGAATTTTATACATGAATCAACATGCCCTGACAGGTAGCCTGGGTGCTGCCCATCGTGCCGGCTGGCAAATCACTGCCCACGCAATGGGAGATGAAGCTGTCGAAATGCTTCTTCATACGATTGAAGAATCTCTCGCCTCTCAACCAAGAGATGACCATCGTCACCGTCTTGAGCATTCCGGATTCACTCCTAACGACCTTTTACAAAAAGTAAAAGTCACCCGATCCATACCCATTCCTAACCCAGCATTTCTTTATGAATTCGGGGACGGGTATTTGAAAGACTACGGAGATCGAGTCAAGAACATGTTCCCTTTGAAAAGCTTCAAAGAGCTTCAAATTCCTTTCGCTCTCGGATCAGACAGCCCGATTACAAGTGCACACCCATTATTAGGCATTTATGCGGCCGTTAATCGAAAAAGTAAAAGCGGGAAACCCGTAGGAGCGGACCAATCTATAACCATTGAAGAGGCGATTAGAGCTTACACCTGGGCGGGAGCTTATGCCAGTTTTGAAGAAGACCAAAAAGGAAGTCTTGAAATCGGAAAACTTGCAGATCTTGTCATACTTGACCGCCCTATTCTAAGCTGTCCCCCAGAAGATCTGCTTAACGTAAATGTCGATATGACTATTCTAAATGGTGAGATAGCTTATCAAAAACAAAAGGAGGATGTTCATTGA
- a CDS encoding DUF3311 domain-containing protein, whose amino-acid sequence MTKEKFVKIYCLSLLAPFLLMVFPLFSIGNKETPFIIGLPFSVFWVIFWIIITFIIVLFLYRIDPDKDEEGVK is encoded by the coding sequence TTGACAAAGGAGAAATTTGTTAAAATTTACTGTTTGTCGCTGCTTGCGCCGTTTTTGCTGATGGTCTTCCCTTTGTTTTCAATCGGAAACAAAGAAACCCCATTCATCATTGGTCTTCCTTTCTCTGTCTTTTGGGTGATTTTCTGGATAATCATCACTTTCATCATCGTTTTATTTTTATATCGTATCGATCCAGATAAAGACGAAGAGGGGGTTAAGTAA
- a CDS encoding sodium:solute symporter family protein, translating into MSQWQIAMIMMIGYLVVALFIGIMAGRKQDKESLEEFTVAGGNLGLFVMWFLMGGAVFSAFSFLGAPGWAFSRGAPALYIITYTAFAILPWYIIGPKIGKIGRKHNIYTVSGFLQKRYTSRVLAMLIGIITLLASIQYLATQMKGMAYIFNIMTEGRIPFWLGALLSYGIVVVYVATGGLRAAAWSDVFQGILMIVISWTVGLTIVNQLHESVPKMFANLTETNPGFLQIGAEGSTMSAMAYTTTILVSTIGFLMWPHLFSKSYATKARTIKKTVLVYPVFALFLIPLLFVGFSAVNVIDSSQIGSPDEILPFLITTVLSLPGWVYGLVGAGALAAAMSTADAITHSASLEFTDGFVRNIKRDLSSKKTLLIMRIGVFVIGGLAYFITVFGGQGLIALLLGAYGSIVQFAPGVYAALYSKRVTAPAVITGLIAGTVVNYYYQLVAESQPLDINPGILGLICNVFLVVIISTFTQVKEMPMAEEYRKIGS; encoded by the coding sequence ATGAGTCAATGGCAAATTGCAATGATCATGATGATCGGGTATCTCGTTGTTGCCCTTTTCATTGGAATTATGGCTGGTCGAAAGCAAGATAAAGAATCATTAGAAGAATTCACCGTAGCTGGAGGTAACCTTGGACTGTTCGTTATGTGGTTCTTAATGGGGGGCGCCGTATTCAGTGCCTTTTCTTTCTTAGGCGCACCAGGATGGGCGTTTTCTCGCGGAGCACCAGCGTTATATATTATCACATACACCGCCTTCGCCATCCTTCCTTGGTATATCATCGGGCCGAAGATTGGCAAAATCGGCCGCAAACATAACATCTACACGGTTTCTGGATTCCTTCAAAAACGCTATACCAGCCGTGTATTAGCAATGTTGATTGGAATTATCACTTTACTTGCTTCCATTCAATACTTGGCTACACAAATGAAAGGGATGGCTTACATATTCAACATTATGACAGAAGGTCGAATCCCGTTTTGGCTGGGTGCCCTATTATCTTATGGAATTGTTGTTGTTTATGTAGCAACAGGAGGGTTACGGGCTGCTGCCTGGTCAGACGTTTTCCAAGGGATACTAATGATCGTCATTTCCTGGACCGTCGGCCTTACTATTGTCAACCAGCTTCATGAAAGCGTACCGAAAATGTTTGCCAACTTAACAGAAACGAATCCAGGTTTTCTTCAAATCGGAGCAGAAGGATCGACCATGTCAGCTATGGCGTACACCACAACTATTTTGGTATCCACCATCGGATTTCTCATGTGGCCCCATTTATTCTCCAAATCTTATGCCACTAAAGCTCGAACCATTAAGAAAACAGTACTGGTTTATCCAGTTTTCGCCCTTTTCTTGATTCCGTTACTATTTGTCGGTTTTTCTGCTGTAAATGTTATCGATTCCTCCCAAATCGGTTCGCCTGATGAGATTCTGCCTTTCTTGATTACGACCGTTCTCAGTCTTCCTGGTTGGGTTTATGGTCTCGTGGGAGCGGGCGCCCTTGCAGCCGCGATGAGTACCGCCGATGCTATTACACACAGCGCCTCTCTAGAATTTACAGACGGGTTTGTCAGAAATATAAAAAGGGATCTATCATCTAAGAAGACGTTGCTTATCATGCGTATCGGTGTTTTTGTTATCGGTGGTCTTGCCTACTTCATCACTGTATTCGGTGGTCAAGGTCTCATCGCTCTTTTGTTAGGCGCATACGGATCAATCGTTCAATTCGCACCTGGCGTCTATGCCGCTTTATATTCGAAGCGTGTCACTGCACCGGCAGTCATCACAGGCCTCATAGCAGGTACTGTAGTGAACTACTACTACCAACTTGTTGCTGAAAGTCAGCCTCTGGACATCAACCCAGGAATCCTGGGACTGATATGTAACGTCTTCCTCGTGGTCATCATCAGCACCTTTACCCAAGTGAAGGAAATGCCGATGGCGGAAGAGTATAGAAAAATCGGTTCATAA